A window from Rhea pennata isolate bPtePen1 chromosome 1, bPtePen1.pri, whole genome shotgun sequence encodes these proteins:
- the TLR7 gene encoding LOW QUALITY PROTEIN: toll-like receptor 7 (The sequence of the model RefSeq protein was modified relative to this genomic sequence to represent the inferred CDS: substituted 3 bases at 3 genomic stop codons) has translation MSCFSLLCTXAEPVGTPFMLFSSAVIDSVLXQQVFQTWKSTENGRXNFHFELVPYAKIPNALLYILLFIFPKMLSGVWFPKSLPCDVKVSKATVTVDCSDRRLTQIPQGIPKNATNLTLTINHIPHINPKSFAHLKNLMEIDFRCNCVPVRLGPKDHVCVRRLQIENGSFAALTKLKSLYLDANQLLEIPRGLPTTLRLLSLEANSIFSITRANLSELRNIEILYLGQNCYYRNPCNVSFEIEETAFLDLKNLTILSLKSNNLTYIPPNLSSTLKELYIYNNMIQVIQEHDLIALHNLEILDLSGNCPRCYNAPYPCTPCPKGTIEMHPKAFQSLKQLKILRLHSNSLQRILSSWFENTSNLKELDLSQNFLAKEIGDAQFLKLIPSLVELDLSFNFQLQMYSPSLNLSKTFSSLVNLETLRLRGYVFKELKQENLDPLLSLRNLTVLDLGTNFIKVADLKVFKKFQALKFIDLSVNKISPSGESNCYGFCPNPRISVEQYNRRILQDMHYFRYDEYGRSCKSKDKEAASYQPLVNEDCLKYGETLDLSRNNIFFISPSDFQDLGFLRCLNLSGNAISQTLNGSEFNNLSGLKYLDFSNNRIDLLYSTAFKELKNLEVLDLSNNKHYFLAEGVTHVLNFMKNLPYLKKLMMNENEISTSISTGMESQSLKVLEFRGNRLDVLWMDGNARYLSFFKNLTSLEELDISFNSLTFLPPGVFEAMPPELRILNLTNNKLKNFSWTTLRFLQKLITLDLSNNLLTTVPGELSNCSSTLQELILRNNRIQRLTKHFLRGAFNLKYLDLSSNKIQIIKKSSFPENVINNLKVLLLHGNPFKCNCDAVWFVWWINQTHVTIPLLATDVTCDGPGAHKGKSVIFLDLYTCELDTSYLILYAMSASTVLGFMVFTVMSHLYFWDVWYSYHYCTAKLKGYRRLPLPDTCYDAFIAYDSKDPAVNDWVLTELVENLEDRKVRQFNLCLEERDWLPGQPVFDNLSQSIQLSKKTIFVLTNKYMKSGSFKTTFYMAHQRLIDEKIDVIILIFLEKVLQKSRYVRLRKRLCRSSVLEWPTNPRSQPYFWQCLKNAIAMNNTLAYNKLLQETV, from the exons ATGTCATGTTTTAGCCTCCTCTGTACCTGAGCTGAGCCAGTGGGGACCCcttttatgctgttttcttctgctgtgatTGACAGTGTCCTCTAACAACAAGTCTTTCAGACTTGGAAGAGCACAGAAAATGGTAGgtaaaactttcattttgaaCTT GTGCCTTATGCAAAGATCCCAAATGCATTGCTGTATATCTTGCTCTTCATATTTCCAAAGATGCTGTCAGGAGTTTGGTTTCCCAAAAGTTTACCCTGTGACGTAAAAGTCTCCAAAGCTACTGTGACGGTGGACTGCAGCGATCGTCGCCTCACACAAATCCCCCAAGGAATCCCTAAAAATGCTACCAACCTTACCCTGACTATTAACCATATCCCACACATCAATCCAAAATCCTTTGCTCATCTCAAAAACCTCATGGAGATTGACTTCAGATGCAACTGTGTGCCTGTCAGACTGGGGCCCAAAGATCATGTCTGTGTCAGGAGACTGCAGATTGAGAATGGCAGTTTTGCTGCATTGACAAAATTGAAGTCATTGTATTTGGATGCAAATCAGCTATTGGAAATACCACGAGGTCTTCCTACAACTTTACGTCTGCTGAGCCTGGAAGCGAACAGTATCTTTTCTATCACAAGAGCAAATTTGTCAGAGCTAAGAAACATAGAGATATTGTATCTGGGACAGAACTGTTACTACCGTAATCCCTGCaatgtttcatttgaaattgAAGAAACAGCCTTTCTGGACCTGAAAAATTTAACAATACTGTCCTTGAAGTCTAACAACTTAACTTATATTCCACCCAATTTGTCATCGACTTTAAAGGAATTGTATATTTACAATAACATGATTCAAGTGATTCAAGAACATGACTTAATTGCCCTTCACAACCTAGAAATCCTTGATCTAAGTGGTAATTGCCCACGTTGCTATAATGCCCCATATCCTTGTACTCCCTGCCCCAAAGGCACAATTGAGATGCATCCAAAGGCTTTTCAGTCcttgaaacaattaaaaattctGCGACTTCACAGTAACTCTCTTCAAAGGATACTCAGCAGCTGGTTTGAAAACACCAGCAATCTCAAAGAGCTTGACCTCTCCCAAAATTTCCTTGCAAAGGAGATTGGAGATGCTCAGTTTTTGAAGCTTATTCCTAGCCTTGTAGAGCTGGATCTGTCCTTTAATTTTCAATTGCAGATGTACTCTCCTTCCTTGAACCTATCGAAGACATTTTCCTCCCTTGTTAACCTAGAAACTCTGAGGCTCAGAGGTTATGTCTTTAAAGAATTGAAGCAAGAAAATCTAGATCCATTGCTCAGCCTTAGAAATCTAACAGTGTTGGATCTTGGGACTAATTTTATCAAAGTTGCTGACTTGAAAGTGTTCAAAAAATTCCAAGCTCTGAAATTCATTGACCTCTCAGTGAATAAAATTTCTCCTTCAGGTGAAAGCAATTGTTACGGATTTTGCCCTAATCCCAGAATTTCAGTAGAGCAGTACAACAGGCGAATATTACAAGATATGCATTATTTCAGGTATGATGAGTATGGGAGAAGCTGCAAGTCCAAAGACAAAGAGGCTGCTTCCTACCAACCTTTGGTTAATGAGGATTGCCTGAAATATGGAGAAACTTTGGATTTAAGcagaaataacatattttttattagtCCCTCAGATTTCCAGGATCTTGGTTTCCTCAGATGCCTCAACTTGTCAGGTAATGCCATAAGCCAAACTTTAAATGGAAGTGAATTCAACAACCTGTCTGGACTGAAATATCTGGATTTTTCTAACAATCGGATTGATTTGCTATACTCCACTGCtttcaaagaactgaaaaatctaGAAGTTCTAGATCTAAGCAATaacaaacattattttcttgcagaagGCGTTACACATGTgcttaattttatgaaaaacttGCCTTACCTGAAGAAGTTGATGATGAATGAGAATGAGATTTCTACCTCTATTAGCACAGGGATGGAAAGCCAGTCTCTCAAAGTTTTAGAATTCAGAGGAAATCGCTTAGATGTTTTATGGATGGATGGAAATGCTAGATACCTGTCATTCTTCAAGAATCTGACCAGCCTAGAGGAACTGGATATTTCCTTCAATTCTCTCACTTTTTTGCCTCCTGGTGTTTTTGAAGCTATGCCTCCAGAACTCAGGATACTCAACTTAACCAATAACAAGCTGAAGAATTTCAGCTGGACAACACTCCGTTTCCTACAGAAACTAATAACATTGGACCTTAGCAATAACCTTCTGACTACAGTTCCCGGAGAACTGTCCAATTGCTCTTCAACCCTCCAAGAACTGATACTCCGAAACAATCGTATTCAGCGGCTAACTAAACATTTTCTCAGAGgtgcttttaatttgaaatacttgGACCTCAGCTCAAACAAGATCCAAATAATTAAGAAATCtagttttcctgaaaatgtcATCAACAATCTGAAGGTGTTGCTTTTGCACGGCAATCCTTTCAAATGCAATTGCGATGCAGTGTGGTTTGTCTGGTGGATCAATCAGACCCATGTGACTATTCCACTCCTGGCCACAGATGTAACCTGTGATGGCCCAGGAGCACATAAAGGAAAAAGTGTGATTTTCTTAGATCTGTATACCTGTGAGTTGGACACCTCCTATTTGATCCTGTATGCTATGTCAGCTTCAACTGTCCTAGGTTTTATGGTGTTCACAGTTATGAGCCATCTCTATTTCTGGGATGTGTGGTATAGTTACCACTACTGTACTGCCAAGTTGAAGGGCTATCGCCGTTTACCTTTACCGGATACATGCTATGATGCTTTTATTGCCTATGACAGTAAAGATCCAGCTGTGAATGACTGGGTGCTAACTGAATTGGTTGAAAATTTGGAAGATAGAAAAGTCAGACAGTTCAATCTATGCCTGGAAGAAAGGGACTGGCTTCCAGGGCAGCCAGTCTTTGACAACCTTTCCCAGAGCATTCAGCTGAGCAAAAAGACCATATTTGTCCTGACCAACAAGTATATGAAAAGTGGAAGCTTCAAGACAACATTTTACATGGCTCACCAGCGACTTATAGATGAAAAAATAGATgtaattattttgatatttcttgaGAAAGTTTTGCAGAAGTCCCGGTATGTCCGGCTAAGGAAGAGGCTGTGCAGAAGTTCTGTCCTGGAGTGGCCAACTAACCCTAGATCTCAGCCTTACTTCTGGCAGTGTCTGAAAAATGCAATAGCTATGAACAATACTCTGGCTTACAACAAACTTCTCCAAGAAACTGTTTAG